One genomic window of Gavia stellata isolate bGavSte3 chromosome 7, bGavSte3.hap2, whole genome shotgun sequence includes the following:
- the MBIP gene encoding MAP3K12-binding inhibitory protein 1, translating into MPTAPWRLLKDRQEPGGKEKDEGPGEARPAGTATRGVRHRGATAETSLAASARPGVMAAAAVPRLLQPGGHAPEIGADPAASEVASSALRSLAGLAGQLNLGDDIVKVVIDWSKLQSTSALQPTLLFSALQQHILCLQPLLEKLQSLIKEENIGHVEPAGETEDQTCETSLDVYDGNCQTEEKYASYDLGDLKDAQINFDPEVVQIKAGKAEIDRRISAFIERKQAEINENNVREFCNVIDCNQENSCARTDAIFTPYPGFKSHIKVSRVVNTYGPQTRSEGAHGSSHKANVPIHDCGNQAIEERLQNIEAHLRLQTGGPVPRDIYQRIKKLEDKILELEGLSPEYFQSVSCSGKRRKVQPPHQNYSLAELDEKINAIKQALLRKTKESKSKEAERLLQ; encoded by the exons ATGCCGACAGCTCCGTGGAGGCTGCTGAAGGACAGGCAGGAGCCAGGAGGCAAAGAAAAGGATGAGGGG CCCGGGGAGGCGAGGCCGGCGGGCACGGCCACCCGAGGTGTTCGTCATCGCGGAGCGACGGCAGAGACGTCGCTGGCGGCTTCGGCTCGGCCCGGTGtcatggcggcggcggcggtgccccGCCTGCTCCAGCCCGGCGGCCACGCTCCGGAGATCGGTGCCGACCCTGCGGCCTCGGAGGTGGCGAGCAGCGCCCTGCGCTCCCTGGCCGGGCTGGCGGGGCAG CTTAACCTTGGAGACGATATTGTGAAAGTTGTAATTGATTGGAGCAAGCTTCAAAGCACATCAGCACTACAGCCAACATTGCTCTTTAGCGCACTTCAGCAGCATATTTTATGTTTGCAG CCTCTTTTAGAAAAACTCCAGTCATtgattaaagaggaaaatatagGCCATGTTGAACCTGCAGGTGAAACAGAAGACCAAACTTGTGAAACAAGTTTAGATGTTTATGATGGTAACTGTCAGACTGAAGAAAAGTATGCAAGTTACGACTTGGGAGATCTGAAGGATGCTCAGATTAATTTTGATCCAGAGGTGGTCCAAAtaaaagctggaaaagcagaa ATTGACAGGCGGATATCAGCCTTCATCGAGAGGAAACAAGCTGAGATCAATGAAAATAATGTCAGGGAATTTTGCAATGTTATTGATTGTAATCAAG aaaatagcTGTGCCAGAACAGATGCAATTTTCACACCCTATCCTGGATTTAAAAGCCATATAAAGG TTTCTAGGGTAGTAAATACATATGGACCTCAGACTAGATCTGAAGGAGCACATGGGTCCAGTCATAAAGCCAATGTACCCATTCATGATTGTGGAAACCAAGCTATTGAGGAGAGATTGCAAAACATTGAAGCACACTTACGGTTACAAACAG GTGGTCCTGTACCAAGAGACATTTATCAGAGAATTAAGAAGCTTGAAGATAAAATCCTTGAGCTGGAAGGACTGTCTCCTGAATATTTTCAATCTGTA AGCTGTTCTGGCAAGAGGAGAAAGGTTCAACCTCCCCAC cAGAACTACTCATTGGCTGAACTTGATGAAAAGATCAATGCTATAAAACAGGCATtactgaggaaaacaaaagaaagcaagtcCAAGGAGGCTGAGCGGCTTCttcaataa